From the Papaver somniferum cultivar HN1 chromosome 2, ASM357369v1, whole genome shotgun sequence genome, the window tattaggttgatattagcagttagactcttagctcaagttCTACTTCCTAACGTTgattccacacacaattgctccacggaatccctccgcaaggtctcgtgcttgctacttatgtaaagagtcaagaaacgattacttatcccctaactttcactagctttagatcaattaaaaaatcaatttagtatgcatcctaaacgacctatcaatcaaccatgaatgtataaacattcctattagtaaaaacaaacgataatcatgtgaaaacttcaaagtagatttaaaacaaaactcaaaacatgttaagaactaggaattcatcctcaatcaataaaattagatactcatgctaaggagttcacacaaagaataaagaaaagagaagtgttgtgtgtgtaaaaggtgtgtaaaaattgtgtagagaacttctctatttataggcttcaatttcctatcaatcctcttaggaatagaaacctcattccataataacaccactttccctttgtagctcaacttccaaatccaagtctttcttaaatcttccatcttctctttccaaatccaagcccaattattcaaacccatgagtctagatgagtctagaaaattcttcattaaatgagtcgcctatgaaatgacaatatttcccatttcgcacaaattgggtgatttcttcttcttttcctccatgcgactccaaaatacctaataactcaaaaacatgcgtaaaatacataatttacaaaaaaatagcagagaaagcataaacaataaataataaataggatgtattctacaccctatcacacATACCTGTGATTCCATTCAAGCTACGAGGGAGGACATCTattcatttgttgagccatacttcACCACTGAATGGTACAACAGGACATACCAGGAGATCATCTTGCCAATCCCCAATTATGACAAGCCGAAGGCTTATGATTCTAATGATAGGGTTATTGTTCCTATTCTAGTTCCTCCACTTGGTAGACGAAGAACACAGCGCATCAAGAATTATTGGGAGAAGCAAAAGAGGcctatgatgtgcacaaagtgcttcacCCTTGATCACCACAACAGAGCTACCTGCCCTATGCTTTGATGCTTTTTTCTATGTTTGATTTGTTAAAAAGATTCTATGTGTTTGGTTTTACTTTTGGTAAtgtcttttcaattttctttggCGTGGATACTTAGTGCCAggacatgtgtaccattatgtacaccttcatgTGCACTTCAGTTTTCTTACATGTTTTTTTACATGTGTACCATATTGTACACCTTGCTGTATAATGGATGCTActagtttattttatttaataataTTCTAAGTTTTCAGTTCTGTATAATTTCTACTAGTTTTATTTTGTTAATGCATGTTCAATTCTTTGTTTAGTGTTTCAGTTTTATGTTTTCAGTTCTGCAGGCGTGGATAATTATAAAAATTTGTcagtacatgtgtaccattatgtacaccttactGCACCATTATAAATCTCTGCCCTGTCAGTAAATGTGCACAATCATGTACACCTTAATTTTTTACTAACCTGTAATATACACCTTAGTACTGACACAAGTATACTTTCAACACATCcatattgaaactaataaaaagattaattcaagCTATTTTTAGTAGTCATAAGTCCTAGATTGAAActaataaaaagattaattcaagGTCTTTATAGTATTGAAAACCGAAATTTGAAAATTTATctgaagataaaaaaatatttagaagCAATTCAGAAAGCGATCTTGTATAATGAAGCTTAAgaactcctcttcctcttcaatggtTTCATCTCTTTACTCAGGCGCCACTCCTTGTGATGTTCATCCTTCGCTATATCCCACACCTTTTCATACACTCCGAATTTTTCAGCATATTGGCCACCAATTTTGCTCTCATTTCCTGACAAATGTCTTCGGCCCTCTGCTGATCTCTTTCGATACTCTTTGTCTTCTTCACACTTCGTTTCATAAAGTAACAAGTGTATAGGAGGCATTCTGGATTGATTCTTGTGCAGGGCATTGCATGATGTTTATTTTTTGCGGTTCTATAGGTGCATCACCCTTTAACGCTCTCTTCTTGTTGAGTTCCAATTGCAACACATTTGCAAGTTTCTGGGAATCATATTTATAGCCCTTATTTGAGTGAAATGAGTTGTACCACTTCCACTTTAGAGCTTcgaaataaaaatttaaaagcgaCCAGTGAACTCCTACTGCCAATTGTTCTATAGAGTGATTGACAGGGATTACAAGAACTTCCAGATTGTCAGGCATGTACCGCATGAAATCAACCATAAGATCTTGTACCATCTTGGTGATATTGTTCTTCACATAGTACTGTAATCAAtaatttgttggaaaataaaatgaattaggTACACCTAAATCAGGACAGAAAACTAATAAGCATGTAcactactacatatcaaacaaatGTATGATATAGATGTATCCATGACGTATtatacaggtgtacaactatgtacacacctaaatAAAATTTGACAATCAAGCATCCATGAAAACACTTAACAGAGCATGTGTCAATCATATAGCATACTGGTGTACATCTATGTACACACCTAAAGAAATCTACAAAGACATAGAACACGCCATGTCaatcaggtgtacaactatgtacacatcattGAAGTATCTATATATgactttttgatttgtttttgagaaacttacacatgcagtAGGACTCATTATTTCACATCTCATGTACTCTTGATCATCTGGATGAGGAAAGCTATCTCTGAGAAATGCTGTGCAACGTTGATGAATGTAGAACTGCAGTACCTCTTGGTCCAGATATTTTTTGAACATAAGTTCACGAATTACTTTTCCCATAATCAGAATTTGTTCCCTGACTGTTGGATCTTCGAGTTTTGTTAGTTCTCATGCTACAGAGCTGCAGAATcataaaggaaatgttaacatggtgtaTATAGTGGTGCACATACCTTTTTTTATAAGATTCAATCATTAGTATAATGCGAGGTATTTTTTGTGAACTTACGTCAGGTTTGCGTAGTCGAAGAATTTTTGTACCCTTTTTTGTCTTGTCCTGGTTGCATAGCATGGTATGGTGGTGATTGACGAACATCTGGAAGTGGGCGACGAGGATGATACTCATTTTCCATTCTCTTTATTGGTGCAAGATAACCTGGTTCTTATCCCTCTTTGATCCCCTTGCCTTTTTGATCCACTTTCGTCCTAACTTATCTGATTTTACTCTCGGCAGTGAAGTCATGATCCATCTTTTTCTTTACAACTCTCTTTGGTGGCGTGTTGGACAACTTGCTAGCTGCTTGTGTCCTAAACATCTCTGCTTCCTTCAACTTCCCTGCTCTTGTCTTTGCTGGTGGTGTCTTCTGCTCTTATACTTTTTGACTGCTAAAAAATTCATCTTCATGATGTTGGATGAACTGCACTGCTTCAGCAATGATCCTTTCCTGTACATCttcattggataatgatttttGCGACGACTCTTATTTTGGATCTTCTTGGCTCAACAATGAAAATCTTGGACATTCGTGGATCAGGGTTGCTATATTTTCCTTTACTTCAGATGGTGCTATTctgtaacaacctttttcaagctTTACGAACACAGTTTCAGACAATTTGTCTATAAGGTCATCAATTGAAGTATAAGTCTCTTTATCTGGCTCTTCTCCCTGTGTGAGTAAAAGGACATCTTCTTCAACCGGAAACATGCCTTTAGGGTCCAGATGAGATACGGCTTGAGCTGCGATTatcgtagcttcatcaatttCAGCAGTTTGAGTGGCATCCATCATATTCTGGTCTTCTTGATCTTCAGTGATTTCAGCTGTCTCTGTACACACAAACAGAAGAAATCACtaaggtgtacatattggtaTACAGAAAATGAAAAGAAGCGCGAGATGAGATCATTTTCTTCATACCTGGTCTTCTTAGCAGTTCCAAACTCAACACCTTGCCTTGTTCCATCCTTGCCATCCTTCTCTTCATTTGTCTTTGACAGAGGAGTGCTAAAAGATTTAAGTTTTGAGAAAAGGTATGAGTTTTAGCATACTGGTGTACAACTATCTACACACATAAAAAGAAATGACTGCCACATTTAATAAAAGTGATTTTATACCTTCGCTTTTCAGGAGTTTCAGACGGAACTTCATTCTTTTCAGATTCAGTTCCATGCTCTTCAATATTTTCAGATTCAGTTCCATGCTCGTCATCACCACCTTTTCTACCCTCtttgtcattgtcatcaccatGCATATCACCACCTTTTCTACCCtgctcatcataatcatcatgcaTATCACCACCCTTGCTACCCTCCTTGTTATTGTAATCACCATGCATATCACCACCTTTGCCACCctgctcatcatcatcatcatcatcatgaataTCACCACCTTTGCTACCCTCCTTGtcattttcatcatcatcatcatcatgcatATCACCATCTTCATTGTGATCCTCctgctcctcctcctcctcaatatcCTCATCTTCTTTGTGCTCCTCCCCAACCTTGTCATCCTCCttctcctcctcatcctcctcctgCTCCTcaatctcctcatcctcctcaGTTTCAAGCTGTATTTACTTtgcaaatttaaagatttgatccaAATTGTAATTACAAAAATCATTAACTTCTCTTTCTGTCAAGTTCACTAAACCAACTTCATTAAATTTTAGCATTTTCTCTTCGATGAAATTAAGAATCCTTTCTTGCCTCTCCTGAAATTCAGTAAACTCCTCATCCAACTCCTTTCTTTGCATATATGATATGCGCAGCTTTTCCTTCATTGCATCTATGTTATTTTCTTGTTTATGCCTCCGGTACTCATCCAAAAGCAATCGCTATTCATCAGTGTAAGCCTTTACCCATCCTGGTTGCAtctgaaaacatgccaaagtatcaACATTGATCATAGGTGTATAAATTTTTACACATGTTGTaagagtgtacattgttgtacatatgacaaatttcttaaaatctatCAACAATGTACAATCTTGTACACCTTATTAAaggtgtatatcaatgtacatatactatcaaccctagttagcaattcggggtacTGGGAGTAGTTCGGGACTGCATACGTCTGGGAATTATACGGATTCAGATAGGTCGGAATCGGTCAAAAAGTAAGTCAACGGTTCGTTGTTCGGATACTAGTTCGGAACGGATACGTACGTATATAGTTCGTTTTAGAAATATGGTTTCGGTACTCAAAATTCGCCCttattaaataataaaattttagaattttaggTTGGGGTAATAAAATTTGTGCTATAAATGTGATATATGTATTAAGTATCGTCGGATCATATCAGCTAAAAGTCGTTTGCCTAGTGGTTGAGAGGTAGTTAATGGGAGGTGGAGGTTATAGGATCGATTCTCACCTCAAAATTCGGCGAATTCTTGCAATAGTATatgtacattgatatacacctTTAATAAGGTGTACAGGATTGTACATTGTTGGtagcctagttagtaattcgggagCTTCATATAATTCGCATACCAGGAGCGGGTTTAAGTAATTCGGACGCATGATTCGAATTCGGACGATTCGGATTCTTTCACGAATAATTcgccgaattactaactaggctaCCAACAATGTACAATCCTGTACACCTTATTAAaggtgtatatcaatgtacatatactattgcaagaatttgccgaattactaactaggctaCCAACAATGTACAATCCTGTACACCTTATTAAaggtgtatatcaatgtacatATACTATTGCAAGAAAGTTTTTTGAGATACCTTTTTCATGGCGTCATTCAGGTCTTTCTCGATTGTATTACCGACGTCGCTGATGATCCACCTAAGAATCCTTGACACACCTTCCTCATTGCTTGGCTGCATACTTTTGTTGTGTTCAGCAAACCAATGATGCATTAACTAATAGGTGAATAGTTAGAAATGCAAGAGAAAGGAACAAACACAATGAACATAATTATTTAAACTGGTGAATGGATATATCAGGTGTATAACTGTGTGCACATGTAAACTCACCAACAGATAAATCACacaaccattaactttaagtggtgAACTGATATGTTTCTTAATGCTTGCCATGAAATACTCATGTATATGAACTGGCTAGCAAGTTTTCTTCATCCTATCCAATGACTCAAAAAAGTGTGCATACTGGTTCTTGCTAATCATACTTCCGTTTGCCTCGGTAAAAAAGACCGTGATACACAAGTACAAAGTAAACAACACCACTAAGTATTCAGCGTTTCTTTCAATCTCCAATTGCGACTTTGGTTTTAGCTTCATGATACGTATGATTTCCTCCTTCACATCTTTTCCCCCCATCTCATTTGGTTTCTTAAGAGTCAATATGTTTATCAGCGGATCGTATCTTTTTTCAGCTGCAGTTTTTACATCTACTCATTTTTCAAGTTCCGTCCCCACCATCTCAAGCCCATAAATTAGAAACAAATCTTCAGGTTCACTCTTTATTGCCACTTTCTTGTTCGTCTTGGGAGTATCAAACATGAAATAGTGTCCCCCCTGTGTCACAAAATTCATGGCGGTAATGTCTCACAATTTTCATGATTGAGTTTGGGGTTCTTAGTCCATACATCATCTCTCTTTTTACTTGTATCTCTATGATCTTTCTGATCTGCTTTTTTTGTGGACACCAGAATGGTCCTTCCTTTTGCTTCTCTAATTGATAATCGGTGAACCATACTTTTCctcctctttttgtttcatctt encodes:
- the LOC113350627 gene encoding nuclear polyadenylated RNA-binding protein 3-like, producing MKEKLRISYMQRKELDEEFTEFQERQERILNFIEEKMLKFNELETEEDEEIEEQEEDEEEKEDDKVGEEHKEDEDIEEEEEQEDHNEDGDMHDDDDDENDKEGSKGGDIHDDDDDDEQGGKGGDMHGDYNNKEGSKGGDMHDDYDEQGRKGGDMHGDDNDKEGRKGGDDEHGTESENIEEHGTESEKNEVPSETPEKRSTPLSKTNEEKDGKDGTRQETAEITEDQEDQNMMDATQTAEIDEATIIAAQAVSHLDPKGMFPVEEDVLLLTQGEEPDKETYTSIDDLIDKLSETVFVKLEKGCYRIAPSELCSMRTNKTRRSNSQGTNSDYGKTFLRDSFPHPDDQEYMRCEIMSPTACYYVKNNITKMVQDLMVDFMRYMPDNLEVLCEEDKEYRKRSAEGRRHLSGNESKIGGQYAEKFGVYEKVWDIAKDEHHKEWRLSKEMKPLKRKRSS